DNA from Eucalyptus grandis isolate ANBG69807.140 chromosome 5, ASM1654582v1, whole genome shotgun sequence:
GGCATATTGCAGGTATTGGCCCTCTCCCTGTCTGTTTTTCCCTTCATTCTCCCACTGAATGTTTAAATCGTCACTGTGATAGTAATCATCCTGTGCTCGAAATGTTGGGCTTCGCTAACCTTTGTCACGTAATGCTTTCCAGGATTTGAGCGTCTGACTGTGGACAAAAAGCACAGTAAACTAACAGTATCTGGCACTATGGACCCGGTCAAGGTGGTGAACAAACTGACGAAACTGCACGCAGAAATGGTGAGCTTCGGAGCAGCCAAAGAAGACGATGGCAAGAAAGAAGGGGGAAAGAAGAACGAAGATCAAGTCGCCAGTCAGGTAAAAGCCTCTCAAGCATACTATCCTGGACAGGCCAGTGCTCTTCGGCTCCTTGATCTCCTTTTTTCACTCCTACTCTTCGAACCTACCCGATGATCATTctccaatcaatcctaaatGTGCAAAAAAGATTGACTATTCCCGAAGATAAATTTGGAATCTCCGTTGATTTTGTCGCCTATACAAACGGATCTCCAGTTTCCAGAAGTAGCGTTCTTCAATTTAAGGAAAGTAGCTTGTGTTCATAACGATTATCAATCAGAAGCTTTCTTGCAAAACTGTCCTTAAGATTGGCAATTTAATCATCACTTTCTATATTTGAAATCCTAGACAGATTACTAGTTGTGTTGTTCAAAATAGTGGCGCTTGCGTCTGAATGTTTATGTGGGCGTTGATCTTCAGATTCTGATGTTGTTCCACTGTAGTGGACTCTGTAAATATTTCAAGGTTTTGACGATCTCCGCATATCAGATTTGCCGATATCCATATGGTCAATATCCATGATGTTGTTGAGATGCTATACAAAGATATTTGAACAACAACAGAAGGGTTCTGAAAATGTCAAGATATTGACTTCTCTTCATGGTCTCTATATTCAAAGAGCAGTTGATTGAATCTGAAACAACTTCTCTTCATGAGTAGTTCCTGTAAGAAGATACTGTTATGCACGTATCAGATTCAAGACGAACCAAAGaagattttatcaatttcaaaattttattgataggTTTTCTCAATAGTAATTGTTAATCGTATAGCATGATGGTCTCTACTCGTGTGAATAATAATTGTAGGAATATCAAATGATGCTTCAAATTCTTATCCATTATTGATTACATATGGCCAAGTTGTTTAAACGCTAGTCTGTCACCCCACATGTGATCGTCTGAGTTCAGTAGTCGTAAAAGATTGATATTTACTCGAAATCTAACTGGGTTTTGCTTTCCTCAAACTTTTGCAGAAGTTGGTGGTGAAAATGGATATAGGTGATGAGGAAGCCAAGACAAAGGCCAAGCGAGTAGTTTGGCATATTGCAGGTATTGGCCCTCTCCCTGTctgttttttcccttcattctcCCACTGGATGTTTAAATCGTCACTGTGATAGTAATCATCCTGTGCTCGAAATGTTTGGCTTCGCTAACCTTTGTCACGTAATGCTTTCCAGGATTTGAGCGTCTGACTGTGGACACAGAGCTCAATAAACTAACAGTATCTGGCACTATGGACCCGGTCAAGGTGGTGAACAAACTGACGAAACTGCACGCAGAAATGGTGAGCTTCGGAGCAGCCAAGGAAGACGATGGCAAGAAAGAAGGGGGAAAGAAGAACGAAGATCAAGTCGCCAGTCAGGTAAAAGCCTCTCAAGCATACTATCCTGGACAGGCCAGTGCTCTTCGGCTCCTTGATCTCCTTTTTCACTCCTACACTTCGAACCTACCCGATGATCATTctccaatcaatcctaaatGTGCAAAAAGATTGACTATTCCCGAAGATAAATTTGGAATCTCCGTTGATTTTGTCGCCTATACAAACGGATCTCCAGTTTCCAGAAGTAGCGTTCTTCGGTTTAAGGAAAGTAGCTTGTGTTCATAACGATTATCAATCAGAAGCTTTCTTGCAAAACTGTCCTTAAGATTGGCAATTTAATCATCACTTTCTATATTTCAAATCCTAGACAGATTACTAGTTGCGTTGTTCAAAATAGTGGCGCTTGCATCTGAATGTTTATGTGGGCGTTGATCTTCGGATTCTGATGTTGTTTCACTGTAGTGGACTCTGTAAATATTTCAAGGTTTTGAATATCTCCACGTATGAGATTTGCCGATATCCATATGGTCAATATCCATGATGTTGTTGAGATGCTATCCAAAGATATTTGAACAACAACAGAAGGGTTCTGAAAATGTCAAGATATTGACTTCTCTTCATGGTCTCCATATTCAAAGAGCAGTTGATTGAATCTGAAACAACTTCTCTTCATGAGTAGTTCCTGTAAGATGATACCGTTATGCACGTATCAGATTCAAGACGAACCAAAGaagattttatcaatttcaaaattttattaataggTTTTCTCAATAGTAATTGTTAATCGTATAGCATGATGGTCTCTACTCGTGTGAATAATAATTGTAGGAATATCAAATGATGCTTCAAATTCTTATTCATTATTGCTTACATATGGCCAAGTTGTTTAAACGCTAGTCTCTCACACCACATCTGATCGTCTGAGTTCAGTAGTCATAAAAGATTGATATTTACTCGAAATCTAACTGGGTTTTGCTTTCCTCAAACTTTTGCATAAGTTGGTGGTGAAAGTGGATCTAGGTGATGAGGAAGACAGGACAAAGGCCAAGCGAGTAGTTTGGCATATTGCAGGTATTGGCCCTCTCCCTGTctgttttttcccttcattctcCCACTGAATGTTTAAATCGTCACTGTGATAGTAATCATCCTGTGCTCGAAATGTTGGGCTTCGCTAACCTTTGTCACGTAATGCTTTCCAGGATTTGAGCGTCTGACTGTGGACAAAAAGCACAGTAAACTAACAGTATCTGGCACTATCGACCCGGTCAAGGTGGTGAACAAACTGACGAAACTGCACGCAGAAATGGTGAGCTTCGGAGCAGCCAAGGAAGACGATGGCAAGAAAGAAGGGGGAAAGAAGAACGAAGATCAAGTCGCCAGTCAGGTAAAAGCCTCTCAAGCATACTATCCTGGACAGGCCAGTGCTCTTCGGCTCCTTGATCTCCTTTTTTCACTCCTACTCTTCGAACCTACCCGATGATCATTCTCCAATCAATCCAAATGTGCAAAAAGATTGACTATTCCCGAAGATAAATTTGGAATCTCCGTTGATTTTGTCGCCTATACAAACGGATCTCCAGTTTCCAGAAGTAGCGTTCTTCAATTTAAGGAAAGTAGCTTGTGTTCATAACGATTATCAATCAGAAGCTTTCTTGCAAAACTGTCCTTAAGATTGGCAATTTAATCATCACTTTCTATATTTGAAATCCTAGACAGATTACTAGTTGTGTTGTTCAAAATAGTGGCGCTTGCGTCTGAATGTTTATGTGGGCGTTGATCTTCAGATTCTGATGTTGTTCCACTGTAGTGGACTCTGTAAATATTTCAAGGTTTTGACGATCTCCGCATATCAGATTTGCCGATATCCATATGGTCAATATCCATGATGTTGTTGAGATGCTATACAAAGATATTTGAACAACAACAGAAGGGTTCTGAAAAATGTCAAGATATTGACTTCTCTTCATGGTCTCTATATTCAAAGAGCAGTTGATTGAATCTGAAACAACTTCTCTTCATGAGTAGTTCCTGTAAGAAGATACTGTTATGCACGTATCAGATTCAAGACGAACCAAAGaagattttatcaatttcaaaattttattgataggTTTTCTCAATAGTAATTGTTAATCGTATAGCATGATGGTCTCTACTCGTGTGAATAATAATTGTAGGAATATCAAATGATGCTTCAAATTCTTATCCATTATTGATTACATATGGCCAAGTTGTTTAAACGCTAGTCTGTCACCCCACATGTGATCGTCTGAGTTCAGTAGTCGTAAAGATTGATATTTACTCGAAATCTAACTGGGTTTTGCTTTCCTCAAACTTTTGCAGAAGTTGGTGGTGAAAATGGATATAGGTGATGAGGAAGCCAAGACAAAGGCCAAGCGAGTAGTTTGGCATATTGCAGGTATTGGCCCTCTCCCTGTctgttttttcccttcattctcCCACTGGATGTTTAAATCGTCACTGTGATAGTAATCATCCTGTGCTCGAAATGTTTGGCTTCGCTAACCTTTGTCACGTAATGCTTTCCAGGATTTGAGCGTCTGACTGTGGACACAGAGCTCAATAAACTAACAGTATCTGGCACTATGGACCCGGTCAAGGTGGTGAACAAACTGACGAAACTGCACGCAGAAATGGTGAGCTTCGGAGCAGCCAAGGAAGACGATGGCAAGAAAGAAGGGGGAAAGAAGAACGAAGATCAAGTCGCCAGTCAGGTAAAAGCCTCTCAAGCATACTATCCTGGACAGGCCAGTGCTCTTCGGCTCCTTGATCTCCTTTTTTCACTCCTACACTTCGAACCTACCCGATGATCATTctccaatcaatcctaaatGTGCAAAAAGATTGACTATTCCCGAAGATAAATTTGGAATCTCCGTTGATTTTGTCGCCTATACAAACGGATCTCCAGTTTCCAGAAGTAGCGTTCTTCGGTTTAAGGAAAGTAGCTTGTGTTCATAACGATTATCAATCAGAAGCTTTCTTGCAAAACTGTCCTTAAGATTGGCAATTTAATCATCACTTTCTATATTTGAAATCCTAGACAGATTACTAGTTGCGTTGTTCAAAATAGTGGCGATTGCGTCTGAATGTTTATGTGGGCGTTGATCTTCGGATTCTGATGTTGTTTCACTGTAGTGGACTCTGTAAATATTTCAAGGTTTTGAATATCTCCCCGTATGAGATTTGCCGATATCCATATGGTCAATATCCATGATGTTGTTGAGATGCTATCCAAATATATTTGAACAACAACAGAAGGGTTCTGAAAAATGTCAAGATATTGACTTCTCTTCATGGTCTCCATATTCAAAGAGCAGTTGATTGAATCTGAAACAACTTCTCTTCATGAGTAGTTCCTGTAAGATGATACCGTTATGCACGTATCAGATTCCAGACGAACCAAAGaagattttatcaatttcaaaattttattaataggTTTTCTCAATAGTAATTGTTAATCGTATAGCATGATGGTCTCTACTCGTGTGAATAATAATTGTAGGAATATCAAATGATGCTTCAAATTCTTATCCATTATTGATTACATATGGCCAAGTTGTTTAAACGCTAGTCTGTCACACCACATGTGATCATCTGAGTTCAGTATGCGTAAAAGATTGATATTTACTCGAAATCTAACTGGGTTTTGCTTTCCTCAAACTTTTGCAGAAGTTGGTGGTGAAAGTGGATCTAGGTGATGAGGAAGACAGGACAAAGGCCAAGCGAGTAGTTTGGCATATTGCAGGTATTgaccctctccctctctattttttcccttcattctcCCACTGAATGTTTAAATCGTCACTGTGATAGTAATCATCCTGTGCTCGAAATGTTTGGCTTCGCTAACCTTTGTCACGTAATGCTTTCCAGGATTTGAGCGTCTGACTGTGGACAAAAAGCACAGTAAACTAACAGTATCTGGCACTATGGACCCGGTCAAGGTGGTGAACAAACTGACGAAACTGCACGCAGAAATGGTGAGCTTCGGAGCAGCCAAGGAAGACGATGGCAAGAAAGAAGGGGAAAGAAGAACGAAGATCAAGTCGCCAGTCAGGTAAAAGCCTCTCAGGCATACTATCCTGGACAGGCCAGTGCTCTTCGGCTTCTTGAACTCCTTTTTTCACTCCTACACTTCGAACCTACCCGATGATCATTctccaatcaatcctaaatatgcaaaaacGATTGACTATTCCCGAAGATAAATTTGGAATCTCCGTTGATTTTGTCGCCTATACAAACGGATCTCCAGTTTCCAGAAGTAGCGTTCTTCAATTTAAGGAAAGTAGCTTGTGTTCCTAAGGATTATCAATGAGAAGCTTTCTTGCAAAACTGTCCTTAAGATTGGCAATTTAATCATCACTTTCTATATTTGAAATCCTAGACAGATTACTAGTTGTGTTGTTCAAAATAGTGGCGCTTGCGTCTGAATGTTTATGTGGGCGTTGATCTTCAGATTGTGATGTTGTTCCACTATAGTGGACTCTGTAAATATTTCAAGGTTTTGACGATCTCCGCGTATAAGATTTGCCGATATCCATATGGTCAATATCCATGATGTTGTTCAGATGCTATCCAAAGATATTTGAACAACAACAGAAGGGTTCTGAAAAATGTCAAGATATTGACTTCTCTTCATGGTCTCCATATTCGAAGAGCAGTTGATTGAATCTGAAACAACTCCTCTTCATGAGTAGTTCCTGTAATATGATACCGTTATGCACGTATCAGATTCAAGATGaaccaaagaaaattttaacaatttcaaaattttattaataggTTTTCTCAATAGTAATTGTTAATCGTATAGCATGATGGTCTCTACTCGTGTGAATAATAATTGTAGGAATATCAAATGATGCTTCAAATTCTTATCCATTATTGATTACATATGCCCATGTTTTTAAACGCTAGTCTGTCACACCACATGTGATCGTCTGAGTTCAGTAGTCGTAAAAGATTGATATTTACTCGAAATCTAACTGGGTTTTGCTTTCCTCAAACTTGTGCAGAAGTTGGTGGTGAAAGTGGATAAAGGTGATGAGGAAGACAGGACAAAGGCCAAGCGAGTAGTTTGGCATATTGCAGGTATTGGCCCTCTACCTCTctgttttttcccttcattctcCCACTGAATGTTGAAATCGTCACTGTGATAGTAATCATCCTGTGCTCGAAATGTTTGGCTTCGCTAACCTTTGTCACGTAATGCTTTCCAGGATTTGAGCGTCTGACTGTGGACACAAAGCTCAATAAACTAACAGCATCTGGCACTATGGACCCGGTCAAGGTGGTGAACAAACTGACGAAACTGCACGCAGAAATGATGAGCTTCGGAGCAGCCAAGGAAGACGATGGCAAGAAAGAAGGGGGAAAGAAGAACGAAGATCAAGTCGCCAGTCAGGTAAAAGCCTCTCAAGCATACTATCCTGGACAGGCCAGTGCTCTTCGGCTCCTTGATCTCCTTTTTCACTCCTACACTTCGAACCTACCCGATGATCATTctccaatcaatcctaaatGTGCAAAAAGATTGACTATTCCCGAAGATAAATTTGGAATCTCCGTTGATTTTGTCGCCTATACAAACGGATCTCCAGTTTCCAGAAGTAGCGTTCTTCGGTTTAAGGAAAGTAGCTTGTGTTCACAACGATTATCAATCAGAAGCTTTCTTGCAAAACTGTCCTTCAGATTGGCAATTTAATCATCACTTTCTATATTTGAAATCCTAGACAGATTACTAGTTGTGTTGTTCAAAATAGTGGCGCTTGCGTCTGAATGTTTATGTGGGAGTTGATCTTCAGATTCTGATGTTGTTTCACTGTAGTGGACTCTGTAAATATTTCAAGGTTTTGAATATCTCCGCATATGAGATTTGCCGATATCCATATGGTCAATATCCATGATGTTGTTGAGATGCTATCCAAAGATATTTGAACAACAACAGAAGGGTTCTGAAAAATGTCAAGATATTGACTTCTCTTCATGGTCTCCATATTCAAAGAGCAGTTGATTGAATCTGAAACAACTTCTCTTCATGAGTAGTTCCTGTAAGATGATACCGTTATGCACGTATCAGATTCAAGACGAACCAAAGaagattttatcaatttcaaaattttattgataggTTTTCTCAATAGTAATTGTTAATCGTATAGCATGATGGTCTCTACTCGTGTGAATAATAATTGTAGGAATATCAAATGATGCTTCAAATTCTTATCCATTATTGATTACATATGGCCAAGTTGTTTAAACGCTAGTCTGTCACACCACATGTGATCGTCTGAGTTCAGTAGTCGTAAAAGATTGATATTTACTCGAAATCTAACTGGGTTTTGCTTTCCTCAAACTTTTGCGGAAGTTGGTGGTGAAAGTGGATATAGGTGATGAGGAAGATAGGACAAAGGGAAAGCGAGTAGTTTGGCATGTTGCAGGTATTGGCCCTCTCCCTGTctgttttttcccttcattctcCCACTGAATGTTGAAATCGTCACTGTGATAGTAATCATCCTGTGCTCAAAATGTTTGGCTTCGCTAACCTTTGTCACGTAATGCTTTCCAGGATTTGAGCGTCTGACTGTGGACACAGAGCTCAATAAACTAACAGTATCTGGCACTATGGACCCGGTCAAGGTGGTGAACAAACTGACGAAACTGCACGCAGAAATGGTGATCTTCGGAGCAGCCAAGGAAGACGATGGCAAGAAAGAAGGGGGAAAGAAGAACGAAGATCAAGTCGCCAGTCAGGTAAAAGCCTCTCAAGCATACTATCCTGGACAGGCCAGTGCTCTTCGGCTCCTTGATCTCCTTTTTCACTCCTACACTTCGAACCTACCCGATGATCATTctccaatcaatcctaaatGTGCAAAAAGATTGACTATTCCCGAAGATAAATTTGGAATCTCCGTTGATTTTGTCGCCTATACAAACGGATCTCCAGTTTCCAGAAGTAGCGTTCTTCGGTTTAAGGAAAGTAGCTTGTGTTCACAACGATTATCAATCAGAAGCTTTCTTGCAAAACTGTCCTTCAGATTGGCAATTTAATCATCACTTTCTATATTTGAAATCCTAGACAGATTACTAGTTGTGTTGTTCAAAATAGTGGCGCTTGCGTCTGAATGTTTATGTGGGAGTTGATCTTCGGATTCTGATGTTGTTTCACTGTAGTGGACTCTGTAAATATTTCAAGGTTTTGAATATCTCCGCATATCAGATTTGCCGATATCCATATGGTCAATATCCATGATGTTGTTGAGATGCTATCCAAAGATATTTGAACAACAACAGAAGGGTTCTGAAAATGTCAAGATATTGACTTCTCTTCATGGTCTCCATATTCAAAGAGCAGTTGATTGAATCTGAAACAACTTCTCTTCATTAGTAGTTCCTGTAAGATGATACCGTTATGCACGTATCAGATTCAAGACGAACAAAGaagattttatcaatttcaaaattttattgataggTTTTCTCAATAGTAATTGTTAATCGTATAGCATGATGGTCTCTACTCGTGTGAATAATAATTGTAGGAATGTCAAATGATGCTTCAAATTCTTATCCATTATTGATTACATATGGCCAAGTTGTTTAAACGCTAGTCTGTCACACCACATCTGATCGTCTGAGTTCAGTAGTCGTAAAAGATTGATATTTACTCGAAATCTAACTGGGTTTTGCTTTCCTCAAACTTTTGCTGAAGTTGGTGGTGAAAGTGGATCTAGGTGATGAGGAAGACAGGACAAAGGCCAAGCGAGTAGTTTGGCATATTGCAGGTATTGGCCCTCTCCCTGTCTGTTTGTTCCCTTCATTCTCCCACTGAATGTTGAAATCGTCACTGTGATAGTAATCATCCTGTGCTCGAAATGTTTGGCTTCGCTAACCTTTGTCACGTAATGCTTTCCAGGATTTGAGCGTCTGACTGTGGACACAGAGCTCAATAAACTAACAGTATCTGGCACTATGGACCCGGTCAAGGTGGTGAACAAACTGACGAAACTGCACGCAGAAATGGTGAGCTTCGGAGCAGCCAAGGAAGACGATGGCAAGAAAGAAGGGGGAAAGAAGAACGAAGATCAAGTCGCCAGTCAGGTAAAAGCCTCTCAAGCATACTATCCT
Protein-coding regions in this window:
- the LOC104443927 gene encoding uncharacterized protein LOC104443927 isoform X21, which gives rise to MLAGPHTKADAASNKHRSWKSPPASPQASICCVGIISRSDGLLLRDRSRDGGAVGEMQAKNPREATIRQGKCTERNGELRSSQGRRWQERRGKKNEDQVASQKLVVKMDIGDEEAKTKAKRVVWHIAGFERLTVDTELNKLTVSGTMDPVKVVNKLTKLHAEMVSFGAAKEDDGKKEGGKKNEDQVASQKLVVKVDLGDEEDRTKAKRVVWHIAGFERLTVDKKHSKLTVSGTMDPVKVVNKLTKLHAEMVSFGAAKEDDGKKEGGKKNEDQVASQKLVVKVDLGDEEDRTKAKRVVWHIAGFERLTVDKKHSKLTVSGTIDPVKVVNKLTKLHAEMVSFGAAKEDDGKKEGGKKNEDQVASQKLVVKMDIGDEEAKTKAKRVVWHIAGFERLTVDTELNKLTVSGTMDPVKVVNKLTKLHAEMVSFGAAKEDDGKKEGGKKNEDQVASQKLVVKVDKGDEEDRTKAKRVVWHIAGFERLTVDTKLNKLTASGTMDPVKVVNKLTKLHAEMMSFGAAKEDDGKKEGGKKNEDQVASQKLVVKVDIGDEEDRTKGKRVVWHVAGFERLTVDTELNKLTVSGTMDPVKVVNKLTKLHAEMVIFGAAKEDDGKKEGGKKNEDQVASQKLVVKVDLGDEEDRTKAKRVVWHIAGFERLTVDTELNKLTVSGTMDPVKVVNKLTKLHAEMVSFGAAKEDDGKKEGGKKNEDQVASQKLVVKVDLGNEEDKIRAEQVVQCIAGFERLAVDTTHTKLTVSGTLDPVEVVNKLRKSLHAEMVSCGAAKEDGGKKEGGKKNEDQVTSQKLVVKVDLRDEKDRKVFRKDAWKEVNRIAGFDYLAMDTKDNKLTVSGIMDPVEVVNELRESWDTEIVSFGTAKEDDGKKEEGKKNGVLVANRVKASQRRSGRQSCRVEFLE
- the LOC104443927 gene encoding uncharacterized protein LOC104443927 isoform X19 yields the protein MLAGPHTKADAASNKHRSWKSPPASPQASICCVGIISRSDGLLLRDRSRDGGAVGEMQAKNPREATIRQGKCTERNGELRSSQGRRWQERRGKKNEDQVASQKLVVKMDIGDEEAKTKAKRVVWHIAGFERLTVDTELNKLTVSGTMDPVKVVNKLTKLHAEMVSFGAAKEDDGKKEGGKKNEDQVASQKLVVKVDLGDEEDRTKAKRVVWHIAGFERLTVDKKHSKLTVSGTMDPVKVVNKLTKLHAEMVSFGAAKEDDGKKEGGKKNEDQVASQKLVVKMDIGDEEAKTKAKRVVWHIAGFERLTVDTELNKLTVSGTMDPVKVVNKLTKLHAEMVSFGAAKEDDGKKEGGKKNEDQVASQKLVVKVDLGDEEDRTKAKRVVWHIAGFERLTVDKKHSKLTVSGTIDPVKVVNKLTKLHAEMVSFGAAKEDDGKKEGGKKNEDQVASQKLVVKVDKGDEEDRTKAKRVVWHIAGFERLTVDTKLNKLTASGTMDPVKVVNKLTKLHAEMMSFGAAKEDDGKKEGGKKNEDQVASQKLVVKVDIGDEEDRTKGKRVVWHVAGFERLTVDTELNKLTVSGTMDPVKVVNKLTKLHAEMVIFGAAKEDDGKKEGGKKNEDQVASQKLVVKVDLGDEEDRTKAKRVVWHIAGFERLTVDTELNKLTVSGTMDPVKVVNKLTKLHAEMVSFGAAKEDDGKKEGGKKNEDQVASQKLVVKVDLGNEEDKIRAEQVVQCIAGFERLAVDTTHTKLTVSGTLDPVEVVNKLRKSLHAEMVSCGAAKEDGGKKEGGKKNEDQVTSQKLVVKVDLRDEKDRKVFRKDAWKEVNRIAGFDYLAMDTKDNKLTVSGIMDPVEVVNELRESWDTEIVSFGTAKEDDGKKEEGKKNGVLVANRVKASQRRSGRQSCRVEFLE
- the LOC104443927 gene encoding uncharacterized protein LOC104443927 isoform X22; amino-acid sequence: MLAGPHTKADAASNKHRSWKSPPASPQASICCVGIISRSDGLLLRDRSRDGGAVGEMQAKNPREATIRQGKCTERNGELRSSQGRRWQERRGKKNEDQVASQKLVVKMDIGDEEAKTKAKRVVWHIAGFERLTVDTELNKLTVSGTMDPVKVVNKLTKLHAEMVSFGAAKEDDGKKEGGKKNEDQVASQKLVVKVDLGDEEDRTKAKRVVWHIAGFERLTVDKKHSKLTVSGTMDPVKVVNKLTKLHAEMVSFGAAKEDDGKKEGGKKNEDQVASQKLVVKMDIGDEEAKTKAKRVVWHIAGFERLTVDKKHSKLTVSGTIDPVKVVNKLTKLHAEMVSFGAAKEDDGKKEGGKKNEDQVASQKLVVKMDIGDEEAKTKAKRVVWHIAGFERLTVDTELNKLTVSGTMDPVKVVNKLTKLHAEMVSFGAAKEDDGKKEGGKKNEDQVASQKLVVKVDKGDEEDRTKAKRVVWHIAGFERLTVDTKLNKLTASGTMDPVKVVNKLTKLHAEMMSFGAAKEDDGKKEGGKKNEDQVASQKLVVKVDIGDEEDRTKGKRVVWHVAGFERLTVDTELNKLTVSGTMDPVKVVNKLTKLHAEMVIFGAAKEDDGKKEGGKKNEDQVASQKLVVKVDLGDEEDRTKAKRVVWHIAGFERLTVDTELNKLTVSGTMDPVKVVNKLTKLHAEMVSFGAAKEDDGKKEGGKKNEDQVASQKLVVKVDLGNEEDKIRAEQVVQCIAGFERLAVDTTHTKLTVSGTLDPVEVVNKLRKSLHAEMVSCGAAKEDGGKKEGGKKNEDQVTSQKLVVKVDLRDEKDRKVFRKDAWKEVNRIAGFDYLAMDTKDNKLTVSGIMDPVEVVNELRESWDTEIVSFGTAKEDDGKKEEGKKNGVLVANRVKASQRRSGRQSCRVEFLE
- the LOC104443927 gene encoding uncharacterized protein LOC104443927 isoform X11, whose amino-acid sequence is MLAGPHTKADAASNKHRSWKSPPASPQASICCVGIISRSDGLLLRDRSRDGGAVGEMQAKNPREATIRQGKCTERNGELRSSQGRRWQERRGKKNEDQVASQKLVVKMDIGDEEAKTKAKRVVWHIAGFERLTVDTELNKLTVSGTMDPVKVVNKLTKLHAEMVSFGAAKEDDGKKEGGKKNEDQVASQKLVVKVDLGDEEDRTKAKRVVWHIAGFERLTVDKKHSKLTVSGTMDPVKVVNKLTKLHAEMVSFGAAKEDDGKKEGGKKNEDQVASQKLVVKMDIGDEEAKTKAKRVVWHIAGFERLTVDTELNKLTVSGTMDPVKVVNKLTKLHAEMVSFGAAKEDDGKKEGGKKNEDQVASQKLVVKVDLGDEEDRTKAKRVVWHIAGFERLTVDKKHSKLTVSGTIDPVKVVNKLTKLHAEMVSFGAAKEDDGKKEGGKKNEDQVASQKLVVKMDIGDEEAKTKAKRVVWHIAGFERLTVDTELNKLTVSGTMDPVKVVNKLTKLHAEMVSFGAAKEDDGKKEGGKKNEDQVASQKLVVKVDKGDEEDRTKAKRVVWHIAGFERLTVDTKLNKLTASGTMDPVKVVNKLTKLHAEMMSFGAAKEDDGKKEGGKKNEDQVASQKLVVKVDIGDEEDRTKGKRVVWHVAGFERLTVDTELNKLTVSGTMDPVKVVNKLTKLHAEMVIFGAAKEDDGKKEGGKKNEDQVASQKLVVKVDLGDEEDRTKAKRVVWHIAGFERLTVDTELNKLTVSGTMDPVKVVNKLTKLHAEMVSFGAAKEDDGKKEGGKKNEDQVASQKLVVKVELHDDRDRRKAMRVVSSFEGIGSLSMDSKDNKLTVSGDFDPVKVVNKLRKSWRTEIVSVGGAKEDDGKKDEGKKEEGKKDDQVANLVKAYQAYYSTPVTYYHVSPEETPNCVIC
- the LOC104443927 gene encoding uncharacterized protein LOC104443927 isoform X24 — protein: MLAGPHTKADAASNKHRSWKSPPASPQASICCVGIISRSDGLLLRDRSRDGGAVGEMQAKNPREATIRQGKCTERNGELRSSQGRRWQERRGKKNEDQVASQKLVVKMDIGDEEAKTKAKRVVWHIAGFERLTVDTELNKLTVSGTMDPVKVVNKLTKLHAEMVSFGAAKEDDGKKEGGKKNEDQVASQKLVVKVDLGDEEDRTKAKRVVWHIAGFERLTVDKKHSKLTVSGTMDPVKVVNKLTKLHAEMVSFGAAKEDDGKKEGGKKNEDQVASQKLVVKMDIGDEEAKTKAKRVVWHIAGFERLTVDTELNKLTVSGTMDPVKVVNKLTKLHAEMVSFGAAKEDDGKKEGGKKNEDQVASQKLVVKVDLGDEEDRTKAKRVVWHIAGFERLTVDKKHSKLTVSGTIDPVKVVNKLTKLHAEMVSFGAAKEDDGKKEGGKKNEDQVASQKLVVKMDIGDEEAKTKAKRVVWHIAGFERLTVDTELNKLTVSGTMDPVKVVNKLTKLHAEMVSFGAAKEDDGKKEGGKKNEDQVASQLVVKVDLGDEEDRTKAKRVVWHIAGFERLTVDTELNKLTVSGTMDPVKVVNKLTKLHAEMVIFGAAKEDDGKKEGGKKNEDQVASQKLVVKVDLGDEEDRTKAKRVVWHIAGFERLTVDTELNKLTVSGTMDPVKVVNKLTKLHAEMVSFGAAKEDDGKKEGGKKNEDQVASQKLVVKVDLGNEEDKIRAEQVVQCIAGFERLAVDTTHTKLTVSGTLDPVEVVNKLRKSLHAEMVSCGAAKEDGGKKEGGKKNEDQVTSQKLVVKVDLRDEKDRKVFRKDAWKEVNRIAGFDYLAMDTKDNKLTVSGIMDPVEVVNELRESWDTEIVSFGTAKEDDGKKEEGKKNGVLVANRVKASQRRSGRQSCRVEFLE